The window acaccgtcttcagaaacacacaacaacacacttctgctcgctcaccaggctatctctgaatgtgtctgaatctcttacctgttgacaagctcttagggaaggtcagtctgcttctggacgtgaccctctgtgcgcctctgaatgggaaacggtcacacaggatgttgtagagtgtcactcctactgaccagaCTGTAGCTGGAGTCGCATGGTAGCGATGTCTACGAAACCACTCGGGAGGAGCGTATGCAGGAGTGCCTGAGAGACATAAGAAGACCACAAACATCTGCTCAACATGCTCCAGTACAGACAAATTCCCTTTAGTGGATCAGCAGAAGTTCACAAACATCAACAGAACGTTTCCTTCTGTAACTCAAACTCACCTgcaaagtatttgtaggccgagcgcttcagcagatctccacagccgaagtccagcagcttgatgtcctgggactctgtggagatcaggaggttttctggtttgacgtcccggtgcaggacgccgcggctctcgcagtgttttaGGGCCGcaatcagctgcaccagcactttctttgcaagacgctcatccagacagccgttctcctcacagaagctctggagatCTTGGCAAGGATCCGGTCGCTCCAGGATTAGGATGTAGCGcctgggacggtcaaaccagtccagcagctgcaggacactggggcaggcaggagctgatgtgacacgggtcatcaatgccacctccagcggcagccgaccctgaccatcctgcaggacaaaccctccattatatccagaactcaatcaaacacagcaaacacaacagattcacatCAAAACATACAACTTTCAGTCGCTCGGGGGTCCGGTCCTTCGACACGTACTTGATGGCCACCTGCAGACAGGAAAAGCagagtaaatcacacctgcctgattgtgacacatgacatttactgacagcaacatttctaaaacatgtctgaacaaaggagggaagaaaatctcttactggcagtccatcagacctgcgcatcccagcaaacacagagccgaatccacctcgtcccagcaacgggcccttctggtacaagtctgcaacacagaagagcacaagaaatgaagaaaagagagaaagagaaaacatgcTGCGGTCTCTTCAATGACAAATCATTTCCTAACTGAGCCATAAGATCTAGAAGATGAGCtgtgctgacctctgcgagagcgtttggctGGTCTGCTGGACGAGGTGGACGCCGTTTGCTGGCTGCTGCTCTGCCTTTTCCTCTTGCTGTTCCTCTGGTCTGTGGATGCAGAATCAGCCAAATGTGAAGGCAGAGGAGCCAAAAAACCAGGAAGCTCAGTGGTGCCGTCCCGTGTATCTTCTgtatatcaaaacatttttaatgaatcttttttgttaacttctgtaatccttttcatattagtcaaacatcatacagcatcatacagtgatatacaatgacaaacaaatgaaagattaaaaacactcacctcctctttcttcacccatgtgggacatggacaatctcctccaacctgcaataaaacagacaaaaacagacaaatataaaaaataaatgtaaaacaaagtaaagaagaagaagaagaagaagaagaagaaggaatgaAAAAAGAGCaagaaaaatgtgtttaaaaaacaatcaaaaaaagaactaaaataaagatgattagagaaattgtgctctttaaaataagtctttctcaGAAATCCTCCAACAGCTTCAGAAATCTCAGGAATCGCACAGAAATGCTCTGCAAAGTCGCCTCGTCTCTCAACCAACAGATTGCGATgggtttgattgtttttatatgcgGTCAGAAATCATACAataacacgcgttgctatagcaactaaTAATGGCGCGACCTTGCGTGCCtgagatattttttattttcatgaatatAATTCATGCAGTTATTCGATTTCCTaaatcttaattattaataataattaattaaaagctcttgttataaaattaaataactatcaTTTTAATAGGCCTATCAGCTTTCAGTAAAACTTGATAGCGTCGCCACCGACATTAGCAGCAGAGAAATCTTTAACGAAAATCACACAGAAATTcaaagtttttaataaacattaccaAATAAACGAGCTCTTCTATAAATGTAACTTACCATAATGAAGAAGTGGACAAAGATGAAATTGTTCTCCATCCGGGAGAGCTACAAGAAT is drawn from Danio rerio strain Tuebingen ecotype United States chromosome 6, GRCz12tu, whole genome shotgun sequence and contains these coding sequences:
- the LOC137495840 gene encoding serine/threonine-protein kinase pim-3-like isoform X2, whose amino-acid sequence is MILVALPDGEQFHLCPLLHYGWRRLSMSHMGEERGEDTRDGTTELPGFLAPLPSHLADSASTDQRNSKRKRQSSSQQTASTSSSRPAKRSRRDLYQKGPLLGRGGFGSVFAGMRRSDGLPVAIKYVSKDRTPERLKVDGQGRLPLEVALMTRVTSAPACPSVLQLLDWFDRPRRYILILERPDPCQDLQSFCEENGCLDERLAKKVLVQLIAALKHCESRGVLHRDVKPENLLISTESQDIKLLDFGCGDLLKRSAYKYFAGTPAYAPPEWFRRHRYHATPATVWSVGVTLYNILCDRFPFRGAQRVTSRSRLTFPKSLSTGNDHHFCHEDSCSAPEPMPSTD
- the LOC137495840 gene encoding serine/threonine-protein kinase pim-3-like isoform X1, producing MILVALPDGEQFHLCPLLHYGWRRLSMSHMGEERGEDTRDGTTELPGFLAPLPSHLADSASTDQRNSKRKRQSSSQQTASTSSSRPAKRSRRDLYQKGPLLGRGGFGSVFAGMRRSDGLPVAIKYVSKDRTPERLKVDGQGRLPLEVALMTRVTSAPACPSVLQLLDWFDRPRRYILILERPDPCQDLQSFCEENGCLDERLAKKVLVQLIAALKHCESRGVLHRDVKPENLLISTESQDIKLLDFGCGDLLKRSAYKYFAGTPAYAPPEWFRRHRYHATPATVWSVGVTLYNILCDRFPFRGAQRVTSRSRLTFPKSLSTECRQLIRWCLSAAPADRPSLDDIESHPWLHCTEGEQEGQRN